A part of Herpetosiphon gulosus genomic DNA contains:
- a CDS encoding malectin domain-containing carbohydrate-binding protein codes for MKRSIVRWLHGVLAAFLFSNLWLVGAPPTMVAAAVPAVTRQPLTPTQAKALLEAPRVTDTLPLNGSTSVNRDIFIAANVYIPNGGLDPQTLTAASVKLIRVIDSYEIAARLTTSAAGDVIILNPNDYLDPFTQYRFRVNVGVAANNLLLDIAGEPFEAYESTFTTGSAGGPAATGNIRFNKVATGITMPNDSGYTSLAIGPDGKLYAATVKGQIVRYSINPDGTLDSAGSLTIQTVRTYTGTTQDRMIIGLVFDPASTPSSPILWITHSPYALSNGPDWSGKLTRLTGANLTSAQDYLIGMPRSSRDHLSNSLVFGPDGALYMTVGSNSAMGHIDNGWNLRPEHKLGAAVLRINQTALASGSLPLNVQTEDGGTYDPFAVNVPVTIYASGVRNAYDLIWHTNGELYTATNGSAAGGNTPPTPSNLSNYAPCQNRIDFATNGAYVGPDVPKLSSSSNTRIPDQSDFLYRVDQGGYYGHPNPQRCEWVLNGGNPSSAVDPAEVAPGGSNVGYPVGTQSDRNYRGFSWDFGLHKSPNGTIEYKSNTFNGALKGKLIVTRYSGSKDLVVLTIGANKEIISEQGGLPGMKDFSGPLDVIENTANGNLYVSDYLAEKIYLLTPDIQPEPRIDIRPARRVFNLARPTAGTLDSTTQTFVISNTGQANLSVTGVQLIGPEAGSFVITNLPSFPQTLIPSATLSLNVVMRANAATSLGTKGAIIQIQSNDPINPKIDGALRGLVYANGTEPSLQWILDTYEFPMNVGDDDPSTTPIHSANGTSLVLGQEIVADFFTRATTSPITLEPLAVFAPSGPASTALTLGWYPVKSAGANRTSIFSVPNTSAQRLNPSINGSLTLDPGYEFFDFYTQWPAHANRLVYGQDSLNSFDVANPHHMRVYPLKTTNDSTVTNAYVVVFEEATAGLEYQDLVFIVRNVRPVRLPSMSTPIQINFQSASTAVPLGYMRDWGQAFGNRNEKDQGDGSLYYGWVNPNTITPILLDTNGRYRFVANIDKRYDSLMHMRANDLSGGFGGVKEPGSWEIAIPNGIYSVTVAVGDPQTQQVPEFDRHTINVEGVNAINNFASSGATGAPTRHSTQTVVATVSDNRLTIDANGGINTKINFVTITPYVEPPTPTPTHTPTNTPTATNTPTVTNTPTSTSTATATNTATPSNTPTVTTTPVPTTPGTTQPTNTFTPSPTVGPSVTPGTPTATVTPTITVTPGTPTVTVTPTVTVPPATNRVYIPMVILGGPQGGSGGVTFGLKGMYRPAIDGAVSTRQYNDQNFSSAIESAVRQLQTMMTLQVLAGACFGAGQLEIENVESHNIPYNDWLMFSKIQNPAARSGTRNYFRNTGVVRVRNTGTGPLILSSMTITGSWTLSGTLSLPTILQPNTFRDIRLDFTPPNDPRSNPPGIAYSGQMLLKTNDAAEPNKIIELRGWWQAQNEGDDEPNIQQIMDFFGYDVRIVYPGQTWNADSGALTQIGEEVISPYWTRFDSSKPVRVVQLAGLHQCCTTSTASDIAWAAQGSTTLQESSTHHPSDGQTYLPRLYDGSDLFDINLNPTGTFQFIISQTAWGDPQYNNPVGKHYLRAWPLRDRNGVLIPNSYVLSMDFNGINYDYNDNVYIVNNIRPEFVAVDDSTVAAMPGTPSLNLEFNQNYPNTLIDNTSVGTGFPITQRNKNDFKQISVGSSYDPTLLTMNTTGAGTLTLVSPAGTQDGTTNTQVNALQLPFNAQASRFAITTRIDGSVAGFTSANRQAGIFWGMEQDNYLKVMLSSASTQPVIVFTNETNGTSATVATSPAIASPANVVATELRLTGDPKTGVATAAYRIITAANPNPSFTTLGQVTLTGGRYQRFFDRKVNAGILTTHKTSTTFNAVFDKFVIGLDETTAARPVLARVDVGSANSFTDSASNVWQADTGLFEPSNAAAEGTGTPAIDNTLDDTLYQTYRGNVGNATRTITYNLSVPATVQKVDVRLHFAELFWGAPGGGAAGPGRRVFDVRAEGETILDNFDITGSVGAARAAVIVPIDGITVIDGQLQLAFDAEMDFASISAIEVFASTVNGNVPPTANAGADQQVALNASVNLAGTSSDYENTTVTGAWTQLEGTTVTLSGSGNNRSFTAPASASTLVFRFTATDAGGASTSDTVTILVGDKPIEQVVAVSNGPSSPNDAITFQAVVACGSNVNFAWNFGDGTPVVNESTGKVRHAFATKGTYNVTVTASNGSSSVATSLQVQVLPLLTRFNAGGFSSLTTPDGVRWASDSYSQNGSTSNPGSLGDVANTDNDVLYYDDRFATGATTATLDYAIPVPTSGQYTVRLHFAEIFFGVANGVAGGTGKRVFDVNLEGTRVLNDYDPTLAVGAKAADTRLFTVNVTDGVLNIKFAPEASRPTVSAIEVFGAQNMTFATPTALPSPTNTPIGTFTPTPEGTFFLKVNFQPNDAGVVPNGYAKDYGQGYGLRVDPGQGSGLTYGWVDSAGQPKSLITDPRRRSVNSDPRLDTLMHMQLTTGGGKWEASIPNGVYDVTVAVGDAQAGGSAMSHNVTIEGVVAINQFVPPANASNGAASLHQTNTVRVTVSDGKLTVDPVGGTNTKINYLDINWFGSLATATPTNTATATATNTPTNTATATATDTPTNTATATATETPINTPTNTNTPTPSNTPTNTATLEPGITPTITNTPTITPTPTETATPTATASVTPTATTGTATYVVFLPYTAKDN; via the coding sequence ATGAAGCGGTCTATTGTTCGTTGGTTGCATGGGGTGCTCGCAGCATTCTTGTTTAGCAACCTTTGGCTTGTGGGCGCACCACCAACCATGGTGGCAGCGGCGGTTCCGGCGGTAACTCGCCAGCCACTCACGCCAACTCAAGCTAAAGCCCTACTAGAGGCACCACGGGTAACCGATACCTTGCCGCTCAACGGCTCGACCTCGGTCAACCGTGATATTTTCATTGCAGCAAACGTGTATATTCCTAATGGCGGGCTTGACCCCCAAACCTTGACAGCAGCTTCTGTCAAATTGATTCGGGTGATTGATAGTTATGAAATCGCCGCCCGTTTAACCACCTCGGCAGCGGGCGATGTGATTATTCTCAATCCCAACGATTATCTCGACCCATTTACCCAATATCGTTTTCGGGTGAATGTGGGGGTAGCTGCGAACAATTTGCTACTTGATATTGCTGGCGAACCGTTTGAAGCCTATGAATCGACCTTTACGACTGGGAGTGCTGGTGGCCCTGCGGCAACTGGCAACATTCGTTTTAACAAAGTTGCGACGGGCATTACCATGCCCAATGATTCTGGCTATACTTCGTTGGCAATTGGCCCTGATGGCAAGCTCTACGCTGCCACGGTCAAAGGCCAAATTGTGCGCTATAGTATCAATCCCGATGGAACCCTGGATAGTGCTGGTAGCTTGACCATCCAAACGGTGCGGACCTATACTGGTACAACCCAAGATCGCATGATCATTGGTTTGGTCTTTGATCCAGCCTCAACCCCATCCAGCCCAATTTTGTGGATTACTCACAGCCCCTATGCGCTGAGCAACGGCCCCGATTGGAGCGGTAAACTTACGCGCCTGACCGGAGCCAATCTAACCAGTGCCCAAGATTATTTGATTGGCATGCCGCGCTCATCACGCGATCACCTTTCAAATAGTTTGGTGTTTGGGCCGGATGGCGCATTGTATATGACTGTTGGTAGCAATAGCGCCATGGGTCATATTGATAATGGTTGGAACTTGCGGCCAGAGCATAAATTAGGCGCTGCAGTGCTGCGGATCAATCAAACTGCCTTAGCCAGCGGCTCGTTACCATTGAATGTGCAAACTGAAGATGGTGGCACCTACGATCCATTTGCTGTAAATGTGCCTGTCACCATTTATGCCTCAGGTGTACGCAACGCCTACGACTTGATTTGGCATACAAATGGCGAGTTGTATACGGCGACCAATGGCTCGGCTGCTGGTGGTAATACCCCACCAACCCCAAGTAATTTGTCAAACTATGCTCCATGTCAAAATCGGATCGACTTTGCGACCAATGGCGCATATGTTGGTCCAGATGTGCCAAAACTATCGTCAAGCTCGAATACCCGCATTCCTGATCAATCCGATTTTCTCTATCGGGTTGATCAAGGTGGCTATTATGGGCATCCCAACCCGCAACGTTGTGAGTGGGTCTTGAACGGCGGTAACCCAAGTTCAGCCGTCGATCCCGCTGAAGTTGCGCCTGGTGGCAGCAATGTTGGCTATCCAGTTGGTACGCAATCCGACCGCAACTATCGCGGCTTCTCATGGGATTTCGGCTTACACAAATCACCCAACGGCACAATCGAATATAAATCAAACACCTTCAATGGCGCACTCAAAGGCAAGTTGATTGTTACGCGCTACAGCGGTAGCAAAGACTTGGTTGTGCTGACAATTGGTGCTAACAAAGAAATTATCAGCGAACAAGGTGGCCTACCTGGGATGAAAGATTTCTCAGGGCCGCTTGATGTGATTGAAAATACCGCCAACGGCAACTTATATGTTTCCGACTATTTGGCCGAAAAAATCTATCTGCTGACACCTGATATTCAGCCCGAACCACGGATTGATATTCGCCCAGCTCGGCGCGTGTTTAATTTGGCACGGCCAACCGCTGGTACACTCGATTCAACGACTCAAACCTTTGTGATCAGTAACACTGGTCAAGCCAATTTGAGCGTAACAGGTGTGCAGTTAATTGGGCCTGAGGCTGGCTCGTTTGTGATTACCAACTTGCCAAGCTTCCCACAAACCTTAATTCCAAGCGCAACCTTGAGCTTGAATGTGGTGATGCGAGCTAATGCTGCCACCAGCTTGGGCACAAAAGGCGCGATTATCCAAATTCAAAGCAACGACCCAATTAATCCCAAAATCGATGGGGCATTACGCGGCTTGGTCTATGCCAATGGCACAGAGCCATCGTTGCAGTGGATTCTCGATACCTACGAATTCCCGATGAATGTTGGCGATGATGATCCATCGACAACACCGATCCATAGTGCTAATGGGACATCGTTGGTGCTTGGCCAAGAAATTGTGGCCGATTTCTTCACCCGTGCGACAACTTCGCCGATTACCCTAGAACCATTGGCGGTCTTTGCCCCAAGTGGTCCTGCTAGCACGGCCCTAACTTTGGGTTGGTATCCAGTCAAGAGCGCTGGGGCCAATCGCACGAGCATCTTCTCAGTGCCAAATACCAGTGCTCAACGCTTGAATCCAAGCATCAATGGTAGTTTGACACTCGATCCAGGCTATGAATTCTTCGATTTCTATACTCAATGGCCAGCCCACGCTAATCGCTTGGTCTATGGTCAAGATAGCTTGAACAGCTTTGATGTAGCTAACCCTCATCACATGCGGGTTTACCCACTTAAAACGACCAACGATTCAACCGTTACCAATGCCTATGTGGTGGTCTTTGAAGAGGCTACGGCTGGCTTAGAATATCAAGATTTGGTCTTTATTGTGCGCAATGTGCGGCCAGTGCGCTTGCCAAGCATGAGCACACCAATTCAAATCAATTTCCAAAGTGCCTCGACTGCTGTGCCGCTTGGCTACATGCGCGATTGGGGTCAAGCGTTTGGTAATCGCAACGAAAAAGATCAAGGCGATGGCTCGTTGTATTATGGCTGGGTCAACCCCAATACGATCACCCCAATTCTGCTTGATACCAATGGCCGCTATCGTTTTGTCGCTAATATCGACAAACGCTACGATTCATTGATGCACATGCGAGCCAACGATCTTTCCGGTGGCTTCGGTGGGGTCAAAGAACCTGGCTCATGGGAAATTGCAATTCCCAACGGTATCTACTCGGTCACGGTTGCCGTGGGCGATCCCCAAACCCAGCAAGTGCCAGAGTTTGATCGGCATACGATCAATGTTGAAGGCGTGAATGCGATTAACAATTTTGCCTCATCGGGGGCAACTGGTGCACCAACCCGCCACTCGACTCAAACGGTTGTGGCGACGGTTAGTGATAATCGCTTAACCATCGATGCCAATGGTGGGATCAACACCAAGATCAACTTTGTGACGATCACTCCCTATGTGGAGCCACCAACCCCAACCCCAACCCATACGCCAACCAATACACCAACGGCAACTAATACGCCCACGGTGACCAATACACCAACATCAACTAGCACGGCGACGGCAACCAATACGGCTACGCCATCGAATACGCCAACCGTGACGACCACACCAGTGCCAACCACGCCTGGTACAACCCAACCGACCAATACCTTTACGCCAAGCCCAACTGTTGGCCCAAGCGTTACGCCTGGTACACCAACCGCGACCGTTACGCCAACGATTACAGTTACGCCTGGTACGCCAACCGTGACGGTGACCCCAACCGTAACTGTGCCGCCAGCAACCAATCGGGTTTATATCCCGATGGTGATTTTGGGTGGGCCACAGGGTGGCTCTGGTGGTGTTACCTTTGGTCTCAAAGGTATGTATCGGCCAGCAATTGACGGTGCTGTGAGTACCCGTCAGTACAATGATCAAAACTTTAGTTCAGCCATCGAGAGTGCTGTGCGTCAACTCCAAACTATGATGACGCTTCAAGTCTTGGCTGGGGCATGTTTCGGCGCTGGTCAGCTGGAAATCGAAAATGTTGAATCGCATAACATCCCCTATAACGATTGGCTGATGTTTAGCAAGATTCAAAATCCGGCTGCACGCAGTGGCACACGCAACTACTTCCGCAATACGGGTGTGGTGCGGGTGCGTAACACCGGCACTGGGCCGTTGATTCTGAGCAGCATGACCATTACTGGCTCATGGACGTTGAGCGGTACTTTGAGTTTGCCAACGATTTTGCAGCCCAATACATTCCGTGATATTCGCTTGGATTTCACGCCACCAAATGACCCTCGTAGCAACCCTCCTGGGATTGCCTATTCGGGCCAGATGTTGCTCAAGACCAATGATGCTGCTGAGCCGAATAAAATCATTGAGCTTCGTGGCTGGTGGCAAGCCCAAAATGAGGGCGACGATGAACCAAATATCCAACAAATTATGGATTTCTTTGGTTATGATGTGCGGATCGTTTATCCAGGCCAAACCTGGAATGCTGATTCAGGTGCATTAACTCAAATTGGCGAAGAAGTGATTTCGCCTTACTGGACGCGCTTTGATTCAAGCAAACCAGTGCGGGTGGTGCAATTGGCTGGCTTACACCAGTGCTGTACCACGAGCACCGCCAGCGATATTGCTTGGGCAGCCCAAGGCAGCACAACCCTGCAAGAATCTAGCACCCACCATCCATCCGATGGTCAAACCTACTTGCCACGCTTGTATGATGGCAGTGATTTGTTTGATATCAATTTGAACCCAACTGGAACGTTCCAATTTATCATCTCACAAACCGCATGGGGCGATCCTCAATACAACAATCCAGTTGGCAAGCACTATCTACGGGCGTGGCCATTGCGTGATCGCAACGGGGTCTTGATTCCCAATAGTTATGTGCTCTCGATGGACTTTAACGGGATCAACTACGACTACAACGATAATGTTTATATTGTGAACAACATTCGGCCTGAGTTTGTGGCTGTTGATGATTCAACCGTGGCGGCAATGCCTGGCACGCCTAGCCTCAACTTGGAATTCAATCAAAATTATCCCAATACCTTGATTGATAACACCAGCGTTGGCACGGGCTTCCCAATCACCCAACGCAACAAGAATGACTTCAAACAGATTAGCGTTGGTTCGTCATATGACCCAACGCTGCTGACGATGAACACTACTGGAGCCGGCACGCTGACCTTGGTGTCGCCTGCAGGCACCCAGGATGGCACAACCAATACCCAAGTTAATGCCTTGCAACTGCCGTTCAACGCTCAAGCCTCACGTTTTGCAATTACGACGCGGATCGATGGCAGTGTGGCGGGCTTTACCAGTGCCAATCGTCAAGCAGGCATCTTCTGGGGCATGGAGCAAGATAATTATCTGAAAGTGATGCTTAGCTCAGCCAGCACCCAACCAGTCATCGTTTTTACCAACGAAACTAATGGGACAAGTGCAACTGTGGCAACTAGCCCAGCCATTGCTAGCCCTGCCAATGTTGTAGCAACCGAATTGCGCTTGACTGGCGATCCAAAAACCGGGGTGGCCACGGCTGCCTATCGGATTATTACCGCAGCTAATCCTAACCCAAGCTTTACGACATTGGGCCAAGTGACCCTGACCGGTGGGCGCTATCAACGCTTCTTTGATCGCAAGGTTAATGCAGGCATTTTGACCACCCACAAAACCAGTACAACCTTCAACGCGGTTTTTGATAAATTTGTGATTGGGCTTGACGAAACCACCGCCGCGCGGCCAGTTTTGGCACGGGTTGATGTTGGCAGCGCCAACAGCTTCACCGATAGCGCCAGCAACGTTTGGCAAGCTGATACTGGCTTATTCGAGCCAAGCAATGCTGCGGCTGAAGGCACTGGTACGCCAGCAATCGACAATACTCTCGATGACACGCTCTATCAGACCTATCGTGGCAATGTGGGTAATGCAACTCGCACGATTACCTATAACTTGAGTGTGCCTGCCACGGTGCAAAAAGTCGATGTGCGTTTGCACTTCGCCGAACTCTTCTGGGGTGCGCCTGGTGGTGGGGCTGCTGGCCCAGGCCGACGGGTGTTTGATGTTCGAGCTGAAGGCGAAACTATCCTCGACAACTTCGATATCACTGGCTCGGTTGGGGCTGCTCGCGCCGCCGTCATTGTGCCAATCGATGGAATTACGGTTATCGATGGCCAATTGCAACTAGCATTTGATGCTGAAATGGACTTTGCTTCAATCTCAGCAATTGAGGTCTTTGCAAGCACGGTCAATGGCAATGTGCCACCAACCGCCAATGCTGGGGCTGATCAGCAAGTTGCGCTAAATGCTAGCGTGAATTTGGCTGGCACCAGCAGTGATTATGAAAACACGACCGTAACTGGTGCTTGGACCCAACTTGAAGGTACAACGGTTACTTTGTCGGGTAGTGGCAATAATCGTAGCTTTACCGCTCCAGCTAGCGCTAGCACCTTGGTGTTCCGCTTTACTGCAACCGATGCTGGCGGCGCAAGCACCAGCGACACCGTGACGATCTTGGTTGGCGATAAGCCAATCGAGCAAGTGGTGGCGGTCTCGAACGGCCCATCATCGCCTAACGATGCAATTACCTTCCAAGCTGTGGTGGCTTGTGGCAGCAACGTCAATTTTGCTTGGAACTTTGGCGATGGCACTCCAGTGGTCAACGAAAGCACTGGTAAGGTGCGCCATGCCTTTGCAACCAAAGGCACGTATAACGTAACCGTCACCGCCAGCAATGGCTCAAGCAGCGTTGCAACCTCGTTGCAAGTACAGGTCTTGCCATTGTTGACCCGCTTCAATGCAGGCGGTTTCAGCAGCTTGACCACACCTGATGGTGTGCGCTGGGCTTCCGATAGCTATTCGCAAAATGGTAGCACCTCGAACCCAGGCAGCTTAGGCGATGTCGCCAACACCGATAACGATGTGTTGTATTACGATGATCGCTTTGCCACGGGCGCAACCACCGCAACCTTGGATTATGCGATTCCAGTGCCAACCAGCGGCCAATACACCGTGCGCTTGCACTTCGCCGAAATCTTCTTTGGGGTGGCGAACGGCGTGGCTGGTGGCACTGGCAAGCGGGTCTTCGATGTTAATCTCGAAGGAACGCGGGTGCTCAACGACTACGACCCAACCCTCGCTGTTGGTGCTAAAGCTGCTGATACCCGTTTATTCACAGTCAATGTGACTGATGGGGTGCTGAATATCAAGTTCGCACCTGAAGCTAGCCGCCCAACCGTGAGCGCAATCGAGGTCTTTGGGGCGCAAAATATGACCTTTGCTACCCCAACCGCCTTGCCATCGCCAACTAATACGCCAATTGGTACCTTCACGCCAACGCCCGAAGGCACCTTCTTCTTGAAGGTCAACTTCCAGCCCAACGATGCTGGGGTTGTGCCCAATGGCTATGCCAAGGATTATGGCCAAGGTTATGGTTTGCGTGTCGATCCAGGCCAAGGCTCTGGCCTAACCTATGGCTGGGTTGATAGTGCTGGTCAGCCCAAGAGCTTGATCACAGATCCACGTCGCCGTAGCGTCAATAGCGATCCACGTTTGGATACCTTGATGCACATGCAGTTGACCACTGGTGGCGGCAAGTGGGAAGCATCGATTCCAAACGGGGTCTATGATGTAACCGTGGCGGTCGGCGATGCCCAAGCTGGTGGCTCAGCAATGTCGCATAACGTTACAATCGAAGGCGTGGTGGCGATCAACCAATTCGTGCCGCCGGCTAATGCCTCGAATGGCGCAGCCAGCTTGCATCAAACCAACACCGTGCGAGTTACGGTCAGCGATGGTAAGTTGACGGTTGATCCAGTTGGTGGCACCAATACCAAGATTAACTACTTGGATATTAATTGGTTTGGTTCGTTGGCAACTGCCACGCCAACTAATACGGCAACGGCGACCGCCACCAACACCCCAACCAATACGGCAACGGCGACGGCCACTGATACCCCAACCAATACGGCAACGGCCACAGCAACCGAAACGCCAATCAACACACCAACCAATACCAATACGCCAACTCCAAGCAACACGCCAACCAACACGGCAACCTTGGAGCCAGGCATTACGCCAACGATCACCAATACGCCAACAATTACGCCAACGCCAACTGAAACAGCTACGCCAACCGCGACTGCTTCGGTTACGCCAACCGCAACGACTGGCACAGCAACCTATGTGGTCTTCTTGCCTTACACGGCTAAAGATAACTAA
- a CDS encoding ABC transporter ATP-binding protein, with product MSYLQLDQLTKLYAQQTILQNINLMLNQGEFLALLGPSGSGKSTILKLLAGIEAPDAGEIRLAERLLNPVPAHQREIVLLFQQPYLFPFLSVAENIGFGLKARKTPKKIIVQKVAELLELVELSGMQQRKPQQLSGGQQQRVALARALAVQPKVLLLDEPLSSLDPEIRVNLQGVIARLHRELHMTTIIVTHDLSEALALAQRTALLINGEIIADLNSMELFERPPNRAAAQFVGVGAIIAGQMQGATFCSSLGQFNGNFAPNTRHVAIRPEHIQINDQAHPQTIAAQIIERRYLGERWEYRLQTNEQMVVARETAQAIREIGQTVYVHFPQQWLFALND from the coding sequence ATGAGTTATTTGCAACTTGATCAACTAACTAAATTGTATGCACAACAGACCATTCTCCAAAATATCAATCTAATGCTCAATCAAGGTGAGTTTTTGGCCTTGCTTGGGCCTTCTGGCTCAGGCAAATCGACGATTCTAAAACTATTGGCAGGCATTGAAGCACCGGATGCTGGCGAGATTCGGCTGGCGGAGCGTTTGCTGAATCCTGTGCCTGCTCATCAACGTGAGATTGTTTTGCTGTTTCAGCAGCCCTATTTATTTCCGTTTCTCTCGGTAGCCGAAAACATTGGCTTTGGCTTGAAAGCTCGCAAAACACCCAAAAAAATAATTGTCCAAAAAGTGGCTGAACTTTTAGAATTAGTTGAATTGAGCGGCATGCAGCAGCGCAAACCGCAGCAACTATCAGGCGGGCAGCAGCAGCGCGTGGCGCTTGCGCGAGCTTTGGCAGTTCAGCCCAAAGTGCTGTTGCTCGACGAGCCGTTGAGCAGCCTTGATCCCGAAATTCGGGTTAATTTGCAAGGCGTGATTGCGCGGCTGCATCGCGAATTACACATGACCACCATCATCGTGACTCACGATTTAAGCGAGGCCTTGGCGTTGGCGCAACGCACAGCCTTATTGATCAACGGTGAAATTATTGCCGATTTGAACTCAATGGAACTATTTGAGCGACCGCCCAACCGTGCCGCCGCCCAATTCGTGGGGGTTGGAGCAATTATTGCGGGGCAGATGCAAGGCGCAACATTTTGCAGCAGCCTTGGTCAATTTAATGGAAACTTTGCCCCGAATACAAGGCACGTTGCAATTCGGCCTGAGCATATCCAAATTAACGATCAGGCTCACCCTCAAACTATTGCAGCCCAAATTATCGAACGGCGCTACCTTGGTGAGCGCTGGGAATATCGTTTGCAAACTAACGAGCAAATGGTTGTAGCACGCGAAACAGCCCAAGCAATTCGCGAAATTGGCCAAACGGTGTATGTGCATTTCCCTCAGCAATGGCTATTTGCGCTCAACGATTAA
- a CDS encoding ABC transporter permease subunit, producing MAKWRNWLGLAPASIIMLGLFGSSLGYGIAQSLGWLAFLDQRELSLAAYRNVLLGQQLGSQWWSALLFSVWVSLAATLGSAFICLGLLSSIAERQQHYRGLSIVSNLHLAIPHSVWAMALLLVLSQSGILARIGFAVGWLDQPKDFPVLVRDRWGIGIILAYITKEVPFLLLIGLATLRQQGRAYLLVAQSLGANRWQRLRLVLWPLLAPSLISGSLLVFSFIFGAYEVPALVGVRYPEMLATMALELFLNPDLQARAEGMAVSMLMSLIILVVVGLAWRWRRAEQQP from the coding sequence ATGGCTAAATGGCGCAACTGGCTTGGATTAGCGCCAGCAAGCATCATTATGCTCGGTTTGTTTGGTAGCAGCCTTGGCTATGGCATCGCCCAAAGCCTTGGCTGGCTAGCATTTTTAGATCAGCGCGAGCTAAGCTTGGCGGCCTATCGTAATGTTTTGCTCGGCCAGCAGCTTGGCAGCCAATGGTGGTCAGCTCTGCTTTTTTCGGTGTGGGTCAGTCTTGCCGCCACGCTTGGCTCGGCATTCATTTGCTTGGGCTTGCTCAGCAGCATCGCCGAGCGTCAACAGCACTATCGCGGGCTAAGCATTGTCAGCAATTTGCACTTAGCGATTCCGCATAGCGTTTGGGCCATGGCCTTGCTGTTGGTGCTTAGTCAAAGCGGCATCTTGGCCCGCATCGGCTTTGCCGTCGGTTGGCTCGACCAGCCCAAGGATTTTCCGGTATTGGTGCGCGATCGCTGGGGCATTGGGATTATTCTGGCTTATATCACCAAGGAAGTGCCATTTTTGCTGCTCATCGGCTTGGCAACATTACGTCAACAAGGTCGAGCCTATCTTTTGGTGGCCCAAAGTTTGGGGGCTAATCGTTGGCAACGCTTGCGCTTGGTGCTTTGGCCGCTCTTGGCTCCCAGCTTAATCAGCGGGAGCTTGTTGGTGTTTAGTTTTATTTTTGGAGCCTACGAAGTGCCAGCCTTGGTTGGGGTGCGCTACCCTGAAATGCTAGCAACGATGGCCTTGGAGCTATTTCTCAATCCCGATTTGCAAGCGCGAGCTGAGGGTATGGCTGTAAGCATGCTGATGAGTTTAATTATTCTGGTAGTGGTGGGCTTGGCTTGGCGGTGGCGACGAGCGGAGCAGCAACCATGA
- a CDS encoding ABC transporter permease subunit, whose protein sequence is MSYRRQVLLLALLLIVPIAIFLVYAFAQGWFFPTLWPERWDSGLFMRQLRDPQVRRGFEQSLIIAIGVSGLALILGYPAARVLELQQFRGRGLIYGLFFLPTVVPSVATGIGLNIVFLRLGLAGTLFGVMLVHLIPVLPYVVLTLGSSLAHYDRHYEHQAAVLGASPWQVFWRVSLPLLLPSLVVAGVLAFLISWSQYVLSLLIGGGKIITLPLLLFSAASGGNYSLIASLSLIFIAPLLLLLGLVARYLGSPATGATPRP, encoded by the coding sequence ATGAGTTATCGCAGGCAGGTATTGCTCTTAGCGTTGTTATTAATTGTGCCCATCGCAATTTTTCTGGTGTATGCCTTTGCTCAAGGCTGGTTTTTTCCGACGCTGTGGCCTGAACGCTGGGATAGTGGGCTGTTTATGCGTCAATTGCGCGATCCACAGGTGCGGCGGGGGTTTGAGCAAAGCTTGATCATCGCGATAGGCGTGAGTGGTTTAGCGCTGATTCTCGGCTATCCAGCAGCACGAGTCTTGGAATTGCAGCAATTTCGTGGGCGTGGCTTAATCTATGGTTTGTTTTTTCTGCCAACGGTCGTGCCGAGCGTTGCCACAGGCATTGGCTTGAACATCGTATTTTTGCGGCTAGGCTTGGCTGGCACGCTGTTTGGGGTGATGTTGGTGCATTTGATTCCAGTTTTGCCGTATGTGGTGCTGACCTTGGGCAGTAGTTTGGCCCATTATGATCGTCATTATGAACATCAAGCAGCGGTTTTGGGCGCTAGCCCATGGCAAGTATTTTGGCGAGTCAGCCTGCCTTTGCTCTTGCCAAGTTTGGTGGTGGCTGGTGTATTGGCATTTTTAATTTCGTGGAGCCAATATGTGCTGAGCTTGCTGATCGGCGGCGGCAAGATTATCACCCTGCCGCTGTTGTTATTTTCAGCAGCCAGCGGCGGCAACTATAGCCTGATCGCCAGTTTGAGCCTGATTTTTATTGCGCCGCTCTTGCTGTTGCTAGGCTTGGTGGCTCGCTACTTGGGTTCGCCAGCAACAGGAGCTACACCACGGCCATGA